One stretch of Oryzias latipes chromosome 7, ASM223467v1 DNA includes these proteins:
- the LOC100529192 gene encoding collagen alpha-1(II) chain isoform X2 — protein sequence MFSLVDSRTVLLLVASQVVLLSVVRCQEDDERIGAKGQKGEPGDVANVVGPKGPPGPMGPPGEQGPRGEAGAKGDKGNPGPRGRDGEPGTPGNPGPPGPPGPPGPPGLGGNFAAQMAGGSDEKAGGAQMGVMQGPMGPMGPRGPPGPSGAPGPQGFQGAPGEPGESGPAGPMGPRGPPGPSGKPGSDGESGKPGKPGERGPAGPQGARGFPGTPGLPGIKGHRGHPGLDGAKGETGAAGAKGEAGASGENGAPGPMGPRGLPGERGRPGAAGAAGARGNDGLPGPAGPPGPVGPAGAPGFPGSPGAKGEAGPTGLRGAEGPQGPRGEAGTPGSPGPAGASGNPGTDGIPGAKGSAGAPGIAGAPGFPGPRGPPGPQGATGPLGPKGQSGDPGLPGFKGEVGPKGELGPVGPQGPPGPAGEEGKRGARGEPGTAGPLGPPGERGPPGNRGFPGQDGLAGAKGAPGDRGVAGASGPKGATGDPGRTGEPGLPGARGLTGRPGDAGPQGKVGPTGASGEDGRPGPPGPQGARGQPGVMGFPGPKGANGEPGKPGEKGLVGRPGLRGLPGKDGETGSAGPPGPAGPAGERGEQGQPGPSGFQGLPGPAGPPGEAGKPGDQGVSGEAGAPGAVGQRGERGFPGERGGAGPQGLQGPRGLPGTPGSDGPKGAIGPAGAAGPQGPPGLQGMPGERGAGGIPGAKGDRGDNGQKGPEGAPGKDGARGLTGPIGPPGPAGPNGAKGETGSTGPIGAPGVRGAPGDRGEVGPPGPAGFAGPPGADGQPGAKGELGESGQKGESGAPGPQGPSGAPGPVGPTGVSGPKGARGAQGAPGATGFPGAAGRVGPPGPNGNPGPAGPAGAAGKDGPKGTRGDAGPPGRPGDAGLRGPAGPPGEKGEPGEEGKPGTDGPPGPQGLAGSRGIVGLPGQRGERGFPGLPGPSGEPGKQGAPGGSGDRGPPGPVGPPGLTGPAGEPGREGTPGSDGPPGRDGATGIKGERGNTGPAGAPGAPGAPGAPGPVGPLGKQGDRGENGAQGPAGPPGPAGARGMAGPQGPRGDKGEAGESGERGQKGHRGFTGLQGLPGPPGPAGDSGPAGPAGPSGAKGPPGPVGPAGKDGNNGQAGPIGPPGPRGRSGETGPAGPPGNPGPPGPPGPPGPGIDLSAFAGLGQTEKSPDPLRYMRADEASNSLRQHDVEVDSTLKSLNSQIENMRSPDGTQKNPARTCRDLKLCHPEWKSGDFWIDPNLGCTADAIKVFCNMETGETCVYPRISKVPKKNWWSSKSKNLKHIWFGETISGGFHFSYGQDGPIPNSANIQLNFLRLLSTEASQNLTYHCKNSIAYMDQATGNLKKALVLQGSNDVEIRAEGNSRFTYSVMEDGCKRHSGRWSNTVFEYKTMKTSRLPIVDIAPMDIGGADQEFGVDIGPVCFL from the exons atgttcagcttAGTGGACTCAAGGACTGTTCTGCTACTTGTAGCATCTCAAGTTGTTTTACTATCCGTGGTTAGATGTCAGGAGGACGATG AGAGGATTGGTGCAAAG GGCCAAAAAGGAGAACCAGGAGACGTTGCAAAT GTTGTAGGACCTAAGGGACCACCAGGCCCAATG GGCCCCCCAGGTGAGCAAGGACCACGCGGAGAAGCTGGCGCTAAGGGTGATAAG GGAAATCCTGGACCTCGAGGAAGAGATGGTGAGCCTGGCACCCCTGGAAACCCCGGACCCCCTGGCCCACCTGGACCACCTGGGCCACCAGGACTTGGAGGG AACTTTGCTGCTCAGATGGCTGGGGGTTCAGATGAGAAGGCCGGCGGTGCGCAGATGGGAGTGATGCAAGGACCAATG GGTCCCATGGGTCCTCGTGGTCCCCCTGGACCTTCCGGTGCTCCG GGACCACAGGGTTTCCAAGGTGCCCCGGGGGAGCCTGGAGAGTCAGGTCCAGCT GGACCTATGGGACCTCGTGGACCACCTGGACCTTCTGGGAAACCAGGAAGTGAC ggaGAATCTGGAAAACCGGGAAAACCTGGTGAGCGTGGACCTGCAGGGCCTCAG GGAGCCCGCGGATTCCCTGGAACTCCTGGACTTCCTGGAATCAAAGGACACAGA GGTCACCCTGGCCTGGATGGAGCTAAAGGAGAAACTGGTGCTGCAGGAGCCAAG GGTGAGGCTGGTGCTTCTGGAGAAAATGGTGCACCTGGACCCATG GGTCCACGTGGTCTGCCTGGTGAGAGGGGTCGCCCTggtgctgctggagctgct GGTGCCCGTGGAAACGACGGCCTGCCTGGTCCTGCTGGTCCACCT GGCCCAGTTGGTCCTGCAGGAGCTCCTGGCTTCCCAGGATCCCCAGGAGCCAAG GGAGAAGCTGGCCCAACTGGTCTTCGAGGAGCTGAAGGACCACAGGGACCCCGTGGAGAGGCCGGAACACCAGGATCTCCCGGACCTGCCGGAGCATCG GGTAACCCAGGAACTGATGGTATCCCTGGAGCAAAAGGATCAGCT GGTGCTCCTGGTATTGCTGGTGCTCCAGGATTCCCTGGCCCTCGGGGCCCACCAGGACCACAGGGAGCAACTGGGCCTTTGGGCCCCAAAGGACAGTCT GGAGACCCTGGTCTTCCTGGTTTCAAAGGTGAAGTTGGACCAAAGGGAGAGCTT GGCCCTGTTGGTCCTCAAGGTCCTCCTGGCCCTGCTGGAGAGGAAGGAAAGAGGGGTGCAAGAGGAGAACCTGGCACTGCAGGACCACTTGGACCTCCTGGAGAAAGA GGGCCACCTGGTAACCGTGGTTTCCCTGGTCAAGATGGTCTGGCTGGTGCCAAG gGAGCTCCTGGTGACCGTGGTGTCGCTGGTGCTTCTGGCCCTAAAGGTGCCACTGGAGATCCTGGGCGCACTGGAGAGCCTGGTCTCCCTGGAGCCAGA GGTCTTACTGGTCGTCCTGGAGATGCTGGTCCTCAAGGCAAAGTTGGACCTACT GGGGCTTCTGGTGAGGACGGTCGCCCCGGCCCACCTGGCCCTCAGGGAGCGCGTGGACAGCCTGGAGTGATGGGGTTCCCTGGACCAAAGGGAGCTAAT GGTGAACCAGGAAAACCGGGAGAGAAGGGGCTTGTTGGTCGTCCTGGTTTGAGG GGTCTGCCTGGAAAAGATGGCGAGACTGGCTCTGCAGGACCTCCCGGCCCTGCT GGACCAGCTGGAGAAAGAGGAGAGCAAGGACAGCCTGGACCTTCTGGCTTCCAA GGTCTACCTGGACCAGCTGGACCTCCAGGAGAGGCTGGAAAGCCTGGAGACCAG GGTGTTTCTGGAGAGGCTGGTGCTCCCGGTGCTGTTGGACAAAGA GGTGAGCGTGGTTTTCCTGGTGAGAGAGGCGGTGCTGGACCTCAGGGTCTCCAGGGCCCTCGTGGACTTCCAGGAACACCTGGAAGTGATGGACCAAAG gGAGCAATAGGACCAGCGGGTGCTGCCGGACCCCAGGGCCCCCCAGGTCTCCAGGGTATGCCTGGAGAAAGAGGAGCTGGTGGAATTCCAGGAGCGAAAGGAGACAGA GGTGACAATGGGCAGAAGGGACCAGAAGGTGCTCCTGGAAAGGATGGTGCAAGA GGTTTGACTGGCCCTATTGGTCCTCCTGGCCCAGCTGGACCTAACGGTGCCAAG GGTGAGACTGGATCTACTGGCCCCATTGGGGCCCCTGGTGTTCGAGGCGCTCCT GGCGACCGTGGTGAGGTGGGACCTCCAGGGCCTGCTGGATTTGCTGGACCTCCT GGTGCAGATGGTCAGCCTGGAGCCAAAGGAGAGCTTGGAGAGTCTGGACAGAAAGGTGAATCTGGTGCTCCAGGACCTCAGGGACCATCTGGAGCTCCTGGACCTGTA gGACCTACTGGTGTATCTGGACCTAAAGGAGCACGTGGTGCTCAGGGAGCTCCT GGTGCCACAGGTTTCCCTGGAGCTGCTGGCAGAGTTGGACCTCCTGGCCCTAAT GGCAACCCTGGCCCTGCTGGTCCCGCTGGCGCTGCTGGTAAAGATGGGCCAAAGGGTACTCGTGGTGATGCCGGCCCACCAGGTAGACCTGGAGATGCTGGACTGCGTGGACCCGCTGGACCTccaggagagaaaggagagcCTGGAGAGGAAGGAAAACCA GGTACCGATGGACCCCCGGGTCCTCAGGGTCTGGCTGGATCCCGTGGTATTGTAGGTTTACCTGGTCAGCGAGGAGAAAGAGGCTTCCCAGGTCTCCCTGGACCATCC GGAGAGCCTGGTAAACAGGGAGCGCCTGGTGGTTCTGGTGACCGTGGACCTCCTGGACCTGTTGGGCCACCTGGACTCACTGGACCTGCTGGAGAGCCTGGCAGAGAG ggaACTCCTGGATCAGATGGACCTCCGGGTAGGGATGGAGCCACTGGAATCAAG GGAGAGCGAGGAAACACCGGCCCGGCTGGCGCCCCTGGAGCTCCTGGTGCTCCTGGTGCTCCTGGACCTGTTGGACCTCTTGGCAAGCAGGGTGACAGAGGAGAGAAT GGTGCTCAAGGACCTGCTGGCCCACCCGGACCAGCTGGGGCTCGAGGAATGGCC GGGCCACAAGGACCACGTGGAGATAAGGGGGAGGCTGGTGAATCTGGAGAAAGAGGACAGAAGGGTCACCGTGGGTTCACCGGTCTGCAGGGTCTTCCTGGACCCCCT GGTCCTGCTGGAGACTCTGGACCGGCTGGACCTGCAGGACCAAGCGGAGCTAAG GGGCCACCTGGACCAGTTGGACCTGCTGGCAAAGATGGAAACAATGGACAAGCTGGCCCCATTGGACCACCTGGACCTCGTGGACGCTCTGGAGAGACTGGCCCTGCT gGTCCTCCTGGTAATCCTGGACCCCCTGGTCCTCCTGGTCCTCCAGGCCCCGGCATCGACCTGTCTGCCTTTGCCGGTCTGGGTCAGACTGAGAAGTCTCCAGATCCTCTCAGATACATGAGGGCCGATGAGGCCTCCAACTCCCTGAGGCAGCACGATGTTGAGGTCGATTCCACGCTCAAATCCCTCAACAGTCAGATCGAGAACATGCGCAGTCCAGACGGCACCCAGAAGAACCCTGCTCGCACATGCAGAGACCTCAAGCTGTGTCATCCTGAGTGGAAGAGTG GTGACTTCTGGATTGATCCCAATCTGGGCTGCACTGCTGACGCCATCAAAGTCTTCTGTAACATGGAGACTGGAGAGACCTGTGTCTACCCAAGAATCAGCAAAGTACCAAAGAAAAACTGGTGGAGCAGCAAGAGCAAGAATCTCAAGCACATCTGGTTTGGAGAAACAATCAGCGGAGGCTTCCAT TTCAGCTATGGTCAGGACGGCCCTATTCCCAACTCTGCCAACATCCAGCTGAATTTCCTAAGGCTCTTGTCCACTGAAGCATCCCAGAACCTCACCTATCACTGCAAAAACAGTATTGCTTACATGGACCAGGCCACAGGAAACCTGAAGAAGGCGTTGGTTCTGCAGGGATCCAATGATGTGGAAATCCGTGCAGAGGGTAACAGCCGCTTCACCTACAGTGTGATGGAGGATGGCTGCAAG AGGCATTCAGGCCGGTGGAGCAATACCGTCTTTGagtacaaaacaatgaaaacatccCGCCTGCCAATCGTGGACATTGCTCCCATGGACATTGGAGGAGCAGATCAGGAATTTGGAGTTGACATAGGCCCCGTCTGCTTTTTGTAA
- the LOC100529192 gene encoding collagen alpha-1(II) chain isoform X1 has product MFSLVDSRTVLLLVASQVVLLSVVRCQEDDEDAGACIQDEQQYYNKDVWKPEPCRICVCDSGAVLCDEIICEEIKECPNPVIPSGECCPICPADASAPIERIGAKGQKGEPGDVANVVGPKGPPGPMGPPGEQGPRGEAGAKGDKGNPGPRGRDGEPGTPGNPGPPGPPGPPGPPGLGGNFAAQMAGGSDEKAGGAQMGVMQGPMGPMGPRGPPGPSGAPGPQGFQGAPGEPGESGPAGPMGPRGPPGPSGKPGSDGESGKPGKPGERGPAGPQGARGFPGTPGLPGIKGHRGHPGLDGAKGETGAAGAKGEAGASGENGAPGPMGPRGLPGERGRPGAAGAAGARGNDGLPGPAGPPGPVGPAGAPGFPGSPGAKGEAGPTGLRGAEGPQGPRGEAGTPGSPGPAGASGNPGTDGIPGAKGSAGAPGIAGAPGFPGPRGPPGPQGATGPLGPKGQSGDPGLPGFKGEVGPKGELGPVGPQGPPGPAGEEGKRGARGEPGTAGPLGPPGERGPPGNRGFPGQDGLAGAKGAPGDRGVAGASGPKGATGDPGRTGEPGLPGARGLTGRPGDAGPQGKVGPTGASGEDGRPGPPGPQGARGQPGVMGFPGPKGANGEPGKPGEKGLVGRPGLRGLPGKDGETGSAGPPGPAGPAGERGEQGQPGPSGFQGLPGPAGPPGEAGKPGDQGVSGEAGAPGAVGQRGERGFPGERGGAGPQGLQGPRGLPGTPGSDGPKGAIGPAGAAGPQGPPGLQGMPGERGAGGIPGAKGDRGDNGQKGPEGAPGKDGARGLTGPIGPPGPAGPNGAKGETGSTGPIGAPGVRGAPGDRGEVGPPGPAGFAGPPGADGQPGAKGELGESGQKGESGAPGPQGPSGAPGPVGPTGVSGPKGARGAQGAPGATGFPGAAGRVGPPGPNGNPGPAGPAGAAGKDGPKGTRGDAGPPGRPGDAGLRGPAGPPGEKGEPGEEGKPGTDGPPGPQGLAGSRGIVGLPGQRGERGFPGLPGPSGEPGKQGAPGGSGDRGPPGPVGPPGLTGPAGEPGREGTPGSDGPPGRDGATGIKGERGNTGPAGAPGAPGAPGAPGPVGPLGKQGDRGENGAQGPAGPPGPAGARGMAGPQGPRGDKGEAGESGERGQKGHRGFTGLQGLPGPPGPAGDSGPAGPAGPSGAKGPPGPVGPAGKDGNNGQAGPIGPPGPRGRSGETGPAGPPGNPGPPGPPGPPGPGIDLSAFAGLGQTEKSPDPLRYMRADEASNSLRQHDVEVDSTLKSLNSQIENMRSPDGTQKNPARTCRDLKLCHPEWKSGDFWIDPNLGCTADAIKVFCNMETGETCVYPRISKVPKKNWWSSKSKNLKHIWFGETISGGFHFSYGQDGPIPNSANIQLNFLRLLSTEASQNLTYHCKNSIAYMDQATGNLKKALVLQGSNDVEIRAEGNSRFTYSVMEDGCKRHSGRWSNTVFEYKTMKTSRLPIVDIAPMDIGGADQEFGVDIGPVCFL; this is encoded by the exons atgttcagcttAGTGGACTCAAGGACTGTTCTGCTACTTGTAGCATCTCAAGTTGTTTTACTATCCGTGGTTAGATGTCAGGAGGACGATG AGGATGCAGGTGCCTGCATCCAGGATGAGCAGCAGTATTACAATAAGGATGTGTGGAAACCAGAGCCCTGCcgcatctgtgtgtgtgacagCGGAGCGGTTCTGTGTGATGAAATTATCTGCGAGGAGATCAAAGAGTGCCCCAACCCTGTCATCCCATCTGGAGAGTGCTGCCCCATCTGCCCGGCTGATGCCAGTGCGCCCATTg AGAGGATTGGTGCAAAG GGCCAAAAAGGAGAACCAGGAGACGTTGCAAAT GTTGTAGGACCTAAGGGACCACCAGGCCCAATG GGCCCCCCAGGTGAGCAAGGACCACGCGGAGAAGCTGGCGCTAAGGGTGATAAG GGAAATCCTGGACCTCGAGGAAGAGATGGTGAGCCTGGCACCCCTGGAAACCCCGGACCCCCTGGCCCACCTGGACCACCTGGGCCACCAGGACTTGGAGGG AACTTTGCTGCTCAGATGGCTGGGGGTTCAGATGAGAAGGCCGGCGGTGCGCAGATGGGAGTGATGCAAGGACCAATG GGTCCCATGGGTCCTCGTGGTCCCCCTGGACCTTCCGGTGCTCCG GGACCACAGGGTTTCCAAGGTGCCCCGGGGGAGCCTGGAGAGTCAGGTCCAGCT GGACCTATGGGACCTCGTGGACCACCTGGACCTTCTGGGAAACCAGGAAGTGAC ggaGAATCTGGAAAACCGGGAAAACCTGGTGAGCGTGGACCTGCAGGGCCTCAG GGAGCCCGCGGATTCCCTGGAACTCCTGGACTTCCTGGAATCAAAGGACACAGA GGTCACCCTGGCCTGGATGGAGCTAAAGGAGAAACTGGTGCTGCAGGAGCCAAG GGTGAGGCTGGTGCTTCTGGAGAAAATGGTGCACCTGGACCCATG GGTCCACGTGGTCTGCCTGGTGAGAGGGGTCGCCCTggtgctgctggagctgct GGTGCCCGTGGAAACGACGGCCTGCCTGGTCCTGCTGGTCCACCT GGCCCAGTTGGTCCTGCAGGAGCTCCTGGCTTCCCAGGATCCCCAGGAGCCAAG GGAGAAGCTGGCCCAACTGGTCTTCGAGGAGCTGAAGGACCACAGGGACCCCGTGGAGAGGCCGGAACACCAGGATCTCCCGGACCTGCCGGAGCATCG GGTAACCCAGGAACTGATGGTATCCCTGGAGCAAAAGGATCAGCT GGTGCTCCTGGTATTGCTGGTGCTCCAGGATTCCCTGGCCCTCGGGGCCCACCAGGACCACAGGGAGCAACTGGGCCTTTGGGCCCCAAAGGACAGTCT GGAGACCCTGGTCTTCCTGGTTTCAAAGGTGAAGTTGGACCAAAGGGAGAGCTT GGCCCTGTTGGTCCTCAAGGTCCTCCTGGCCCTGCTGGAGAGGAAGGAAAGAGGGGTGCAAGAGGAGAACCTGGCACTGCAGGACCACTTGGACCTCCTGGAGAAAGA GGGCCACCTGGTAACCGTGGTTTCCCTGGTCAAGATGGTCTGGCTGGTGCCAAG gGAGCTCCTGGTGACCGTGGTGTCGCTGGTGCTTCTGGCCCTAAAGGTGCCACTGGAGATCCTGGGCGCACTGGAGAGCCTGGTCTCCCTGGAGCCAGA GGTCTTACTGGTCGTCCTGGAGATGCTGGTCCTCAAGGCAAAGTTGGACCTACT GGGGCTTCTGGTGAGGACGGTCGCCCCGGCCCACCTGGCCCTCAGGGAGCGCGTGGACAGCCTGGAGTGATGGGGTTCCCTGGACCAAAGGGAGCTAAT GGTGAACCAGGAAAACCGGGAGAGAAGGGGCTTGTTGGTCGTCCTGGTTTGAGG GGTCTGCCTGGAAAAGATGGCGAGACTGGCTCTGCAGGACCTCCCGGCCCTGCT GGACCAGCTGGAGAAAGAGGAGAGCAAGGACAGCCTGGACCTTCTGGCTTCCAA GGTCTACCTGGACCAGCTGGACCTCCAGGAGAGGCTGGAAAGCCTGGAGACCAG GGTGTTTCTGGAGAGGCTGGTGCTCCCGGTGCTGTTGGACAAAGA GGTGAGCGTGGTTTTCCTGGTGAGAGAGGCGGTGCTGGACCTCAGGGTCTCCAGGGCCCTCGTGGACTTCCAGGAACACCTGGAAGTGATGGACCAAAG gGAGCAATAGGACCAGCGGGTGCTGCCGGACCCCAGGGCCCCCCAGGTCTCCAGGGTATGCCTGGAGAAAGAGGAGCTGGTGGAATTCCAGGAGCGAAAGGAGACAGA GGTGACAATGGGCAGAAGGGACCAGAAGGTGCTCCTGGAAAGGATGGTGCAAGA GGTTTGACTGGCCCTATTGGTCCTCCTGGCCCAGCTGGACCTAACGGTGCCAAG GGTGAGACTGGATCTACTGGCCCCATTGGGGCCCCTGGTGTTCGAGGCGCTCCT GGCGACCGTGGTGAGGTGGGACCTCCAGGGCCTGCTGGATTTGCTGGACCTCCT GGTGCAGATGGTCAGCCTGGAGCCAAAGGAGAGCTTGGAGAGTCTGGACAGAAAGGTGAATCTGGTGCTCCAGGACCTCAGGGACCATCTGGAGCTCCTGGACCTGTA gGACCTACTGGTGTATCTGGACCTAAAGGAGCACGTGGTGCTCAGGGAGCTCCT GGTGCCACAGGTTTCCCTGGAGCTGCTGGCAGAGTTGGACCTCCTGGCCCTAAT GGCAACCCTGGCCCTGCTGGTCCCGCTGGCGCTGCTGGTAAAGATGGGCCAAAGGGTACTCGTGGTGATGCCGGCCCACCAGGTAGACCTGGAGATGCTGGACTGCGTGGACCCGCTGGACCTccaggagagaaaggagagcCTGGAGAGGAAGGAAAACCA GGTACCGATGGACCCCCGGGTCCTCAGGGTCTGGCTGGATCCCGTGGTATTGTAGGTTTACCTGGTCAGCGAGGAGAAAGAGGCTTCCCAGGTCTCCCTGGACCATCC GGAGAGCCTGGTAAACAGGGAGCGCCTGGTGGTTCTGGTGACCGTGGACCTCCTGGACCTGTTGGGCCACCTGGACTCACTGGACCTGCTGGAGAGCCTGGCAGAGAG ggaACTCCTGGATCAGATGGACCTCCGGGTAGGGATGGAGCCACTGGAATCAAG GGAGAGCGAGGAAACACCGGCCCGGCTGGCGCCCCTGGAGCTCCTGGTGCTCCTGGTGCTCCTGGACCTGTTGGACCTCTTGGCAAGCAGGGTGACAGAGGAGAGAAT GGTGCTCAAGGACCTGCTGGCCCACCCGGACCAGCTGGGGCTCGAGGAATGGCC GGGCCACAAGGACCACGTGGAGATAAGGGGGAGGCTGGTGAATCTGGAGAAAGAGGACAGAAGGGTCACCGTGGGTTCACCGGTCTGCAGGGTCTTCCTGGACCCCCT GGTCCTGCTGGAGACTCTGGACCGGCTGGACCTGCAGGACCAAGCGGAGCTAAG GGGCCACCTGGACCAGTTGGACCTGCTGGCAAAGATGGAAACAATGGACAAGCTGGCCCCATTGGACCACCTGGACCTCGTGGACGCTCTGGAGAGACTGGCCCTGCT gGTCCTCCTGGTAATCCTGGACCCCCTGGTCCTCCTGGTCCTCCAGGCCCCGGCATCGACCTGTCTGCCTTTGCCGGTCTGGGTCAGACTGAGAAGTCTCCAGATCCTCTCAGATACATGAGGGCCGATGAGGCCTCCAACTCCCTGAGGCAGCACGATGTTGAGGTCGATTCCACGCTCAAATCCCTCAACAGTCAGATCGAGAACATGCGCAGTCCAGACGGCACCCAGAAGAACCCTGCTCGCACATGCAGAGACCTCAAGCTGTGTCATCCTGAGTGGAAGAGTG GTGACTTCTGGATTGATCCCAATCTGGGCTGCACTGCTGACGCCATCAAAGTCTTCTGTAACATGGAGACTGGAGAGACCTGTGTCTACCCAAGAATCAGCAAAGTACCAAAGAAAAACTGGTGGAGCAGCAAGAGCAAGAATCTCAAGCACATCTGGTTTGGAGAAACAATCAGCGGAGGCTTCCAT TTCAGCTATGGTCAGGACGGCCCTATTCCCAACTCTGCCAACATCCAGCTGAATTTCCTAAGGCTCTTGTCCACTGAAGCATCCCAGAACCTCACCTATCACTGCAAAAACAGTATTGCTTACATGGACCAGGCCACAGGAAACCTGAAGAAGGCGTTGGTTCTGCAGGGATCCAATGATGTGGAAATCCGTGCAGAGGGTAACAGCCGCTTCACCTACAGTGTGATGGAGGATGGCTGCAAG AGGCATTCAGGCCGGTGGAGCAATACCGTCTTTGagtacaaaacaatgaaaacatccCGCCTGCCAATCGTGGACATTGCTCCCATGGACATTGGAGGAGCAGATCAGGAATTTGGAGTTGACATAGGCCCCGTCTGCTTTTTGTAA